From a region of the Eretmochelys imbricata isolate rEreImb1 chromosome 6, rEreImb1.hap1, whole genome shotgun sequence genome:
- the ARMC5 gene encoding armadillo repeat-containing protein 5 isoform X1 has protein sequence MAAAAAGGSCPAESLGYCLAQLRGGAEPGLGRALLALRTRHIKQPGGIERFRARGGLGPLLGLLAGALRPRRTLDLALSILGNCCTEGGSRAQVRELGGIPSLVMILKSLGVESIHNRTARALGNLAIDVENLQAIHDAGAVPPLVQVLASSQDSECLQSIIRALRNLGATPAHRLALAQQGAVRAIAERLAASPDDPALAAAAARALLELTKGCSRDCAEQLSLGGGVAPLVALAGHSKRAVREAAVSALSNLCLQGMLRPAVGNAGGVAVLVGEIRRRRGAGAAGAVLQPLVRALCLLCREAMNRSRVREAGGLELLLALLQDGRQRGSHARVVVAFVAFFYDQEALEVLQAGGLVALLVGRLVAQGQWAARCEEEDKEEEGESEDERDAASFDFPPEGRRESGAPEGESPSFQRLRSWLLSEGYIASPGDLSPQWSPDGSFSPTLELQDDTPGPGRLPVGLGLPTCLAPPSLEPAARVQCLAPGAELDSTVADGSHVAETPGVEALVLARLATAGAARHHPAELLPPAAPDLAARHHTALPNPARTGEHSAAPMVLLATPKSPGTKRENLAQIAPDAAGTAQNLQAQLPWSATTNEELSPNCARTDLQNPAWFPAAAATKELCPGTLVSAGPGWHVTAPSDEPGPALVSPIPTGASRSDRAPSPVPERLRPASPIPTAASRSDRAPSPVPERLRPASPIPAGASRSDPAPSPIPKDICLISPIPTGTEQRLLADDFLEPQPAAFSSRRRGKSRPHPDVAPSTPALFHPPGEALAPQFLLWGGEEELSAPEAPALLLLSRFSQAEDPSRSLVTGPVLRGLLTYVTGAPVPLPRCLRLLHRLTCNPICLEAFVRCYAPSMLRAWLVLGVPPEEAAAVGHETPRSPGCRHQAGRRFKELGETLLCNLCVQAESAFGAGVLTHMLLSGAEADQVACAVALPLICRKKSLCRRLLLEHSGLRLLLAALTSGADPPFTFYAVDSLSLLLGAAAPLPAPPAPKRSRLAASPPCPYERLVRAGGADLQFRLDSGALVPASRPAACAGSDVLRAMLAGGFAEARQALVPIRGAAPAPFLVLTHFLHGCRGEPCPALGGLFPPGEGELAEQTLAVAEQFLLPELQELVEEALCREHLRPGAGPDQLYRLAERLGRGQLLRRCARYVLLGAAEEPAGRAAALGRILRVAGDPQGLAQELLEVAMETPWGMGTDGT, from the exons tgaTGATCCTGAAATCGCTTGGAGTCGAAAGTATCCACAACCGGACAGCACGGGCCCTGGGCAACCTGGCCATTGATGTAGAGAACCTGCAGGCTATCCATGATGCTG gcGCGGTGccacccctggttcaagtccttGCCAGCTCCCAGGACAGCGAGTGCTTGCAGAGCATCATTCGGGCCCTGCGCAACCTGGGCGCCACCCCAGCGCACCGCCTGGCGCTGGCCCAGCAGGGCGCAGTGCGGGCCATCGCCGAGcgcctggctgccagccccgacgACCCCGCCCTGGCTGCCGCAGCTGCCCGGGCCCTGCTAGAGCTCACCAAGGGCTGCAGCCGGGACTGCGCCGAGCAGCTGagcctggggggcggggtggcCCCCCTGGTGGCATTAGCCGGCCACAGCAAGCGGGCAGTGCGGGAGGCGGCCGTCTCGGCGCTGTCCAATCTCTGCCTGCAAGGGATGCTGCGGCCGGCCGTGGGCAACGCTGGAGGCGTGGCGGTGCTGGTGGGGGAGATCCGGCGCCGGCGAGGGGCGGGAGCTGCCGGCGCCGTCCTGCAGCCCCTGGTCAGGGCGCTCTGCCTGCTGTGCCGGGAGGCCATGAACCGCAGCCGGGTACGGGAGGCCGgcgggctggagctgctgctggcgcTGCTGCAGGATGGGCGCCAGCGAGGCTCCCACGCCCGGGTGGTCGTGGCCTTCGTGGCCTTCTTCTACGACCAGGAGGCGCTGGAGGTTCTGCAGGCCGGCGGGCTGGTGGCCCTGCTGGTGGGGCGGCTGGTGGCCCAGGGCCAGTGGGCTGCGCGCTGCgaggaggaggacaaggaggaggagggagaaagcgAGGACGAGCGGGACGCTGCCTCCTTTGACTTCCCCCCCGAGGGGCGACGGGAGAGCGGGGCACCGGAAGGGGAGTCACCCAGCTTCCAGAGACTCAG GTCCTGGCTGCTCTCTGAGGGTTACATTGCCAGTCCCGGCGACCTCTCCCCACAGTGGTCCCCTGACGGCTCCTTCAGCCCCACCCTCGAGCTGCAGGACGACACGCCGGGGCCTGGCCGGctgcctgtggggctgggctTGCCCACCTGCTTAGCTCCTCCGTCGCTGGAGCCGGCTGCCAGGGTGCAGTGCTTGGCACCCGGGGCAGAGCTGGACTCAACTGTGGCTGATGGGAGCCATGTGGCAGAGACGCCAGGTGTTGAGGCACTGGTCCTGGCACGTTTGGCTACAGCCGGAGCTGCCAGGCACCATCCAGCAGAGTTACTGCCACCTGCGGCACCGGATTTAGCTGCCAGGCACCATACAGCATTGCCTAATCCAGCCAGGACAGGGGAGCACAGCGCAGCCCCCATGGTGCTGCTGGCTACACCAAAGTCCCCTGGGACCAAAAGAGAGAATCTGGCACAGATTGCCCCGGATGCTGCCGGCACCGCCCAGAACCTGCAGGCTCAGTTGCCATGGTCGGCGACCACAAATGAGGAGCTCTCGCCAAACTGCGCTCGGACTGACTTGCAAAATCCAGCATGGTTTCCGGCTGCAGCAGCCACCAAAGAGTTGTGTCCAGGCACCCTGGTGTCAGCCGGGCCTGGCTGGCACGTCACGGCACCATCAGACGAGCCAGGTCCAGCGCTGGTGTCGCCAATTCCCACCGGGGCCAGCCGGTCCGATCGGGCACCAAGCCCCGTTCCCGAGCGTCTGCGTCCGGCGTCGCCAATTCCCACCGCGGCCAGCCGGTCCGATCGGGCACCAAGCCCTGTTCCCGAGCGTCTGCGTCCGGCGTCACCAATTCCCGCTGGGGCCAGCCGGTCCGATCCAGCACCGAGCCCAATTCCCAAGGATATATGTCTGATTTCTCCGATTCCTACCGGGACTGAGCAGCGCCTCCTTGCCGATGACTTCCTGGAGCCCCAGCCCGCTGCTTTCTCCTCGCGGCGCCGTGGCAAATCACGTCCCCATCCAGACGTGGCCCCTTCCACGCCGGCTCTCTTCCATCCCCCAGGCGAGGCCCTGGCCCCGCAGTTcttgctgtggggtggggaggaggagctaTCGGCCCCCGAGgcacctgccctgctgctgctgtcccgGTTCTCCCAGGCTGAGGACCCCAGCCGCAGCCTGGTGACGGGCCCGGTGCTGCGGGGGCTGCTGACCTATGTCACTGGAGCCCCCGTCccgttaccccgctgcctgcggcTGCTGCATCGGCTCACGTGCAACCCCATCTGCCTAGAGGCCTTTGTGCGCTGCTACGCCCCCTCCATGTTGCGGGCCTGGCTGGTGCTGGGCGTTcccccagaggaggctgccgcTGTGGGACATGAGACCCCCAgaagcccaggctgcaggcaccAGGCTGGCAGGAGGTTCAAGGAGTTGG gcgAGACCCTGCTGTGCAATCTGTGTGTTCAGGCTGAGTCGGCCTTCGGGGCGGGCGTCCTCACCCACATGCTGCTCTCGGGCGCCGAGGCCGACCAAGTGGCCTGTGCCGTGGCCCTGCCCCTCATCTGCAG gaAGAAGTCCCTCTGCCGGAGGCTGCTCCTGGAGCACTCGGGCctgcgcctcctgctggctgcgtTGACAAGTGGCGCCGACCCGCCCTTCACCTTCTATGCCGTGGACtcgctctccctgctgctgggggctgccgcccccctccccgccccgcccgcccccaAGCGCTCCCGGCTGGCAGCCTCCCCGCCGTGCCCCTACGAGCGGCTGGTGAGGGCGGGCGGGGCGGACCTGCAGTTCCGGCTGGACTCGGGCGCCCTGGTGCCGGCCTCGCGCCCGGCCGCGTGCGCCGGCTCCGACGTCCTGCGGGCCATGCTGGCGGGCGGGTTTGCTGAGGCCCGCCAGGCCCTGGTGCCCATCCGCGGGGCGGCACCCGCCCCCTTCCTGGTGCTGACCCACTTCCTGCATGGCTGCCGGGGCGAGCCGTGCCCGGCCCTCGGGGGCCTGTTCCCACCCGGCGAGGGGGAGCTGGCGGAGCAGACGCTGGCGGTGGCCGAGCAGTTCCTGCTGCCCGAGCTGCAGGAGCTGGTGGAGGAGGCGTTGTGCCGGGAGCACCTGCGCCCTGGCGCCGGCCCGGACCAGCTGTACCGGCTGGCGGAGCGGCTGGGCCGCGGTCAGCTGCTGCGCCGCTGTGCCCGCTACGTCCTGCTGGGGGCGGCAGAGGAGCCCGCCGGCCGGGCGGCCGCGCTGGGGCGGATCCTCCGAGTCGCCGGAGACCCCCAGGGCCtggcccaggagctgctggaggttgCCATGGAGACGCCATGGGGCATGGGCACTGATGGGACCTAG
- the ARMC5 gene encoding armadillo repeat-containing protein 5 isoform X2, with translation MILKSLGVESIHNRTARALGNLAIDVENLQAIHDAGAVPPLVQVLASSQDSECLQSIIRALRNLGATPAHRLALAQQGAVRAIAERLAASPDDPALAAAAARALLELTKGCSRDCAEQLSLGGGVAPLVALAGHSKRAVREAAVSALSNLCLQGMLRPAVGNAGGVAVLVGEIRRRRGAGAAGAVLQPLVRALCLLCREAMNRSRVREAGGLELLLALLQDGRQRGSHARVVVAFVAFFYDQEALEVLQAGGLVALLVGRLVAQGQWAARCEEEDKEEEGESEDERDAASFDFPPEGRRESGAPEGESPSFQRLRSWLLSEGYIASPGDLSPQWSPDGSFSPTLELQDDTPGPGRLPVGLGLPTCLAPPSLEPAARVQCLAPGAELDSTVADGSHVAETPGVEALVLARLATAGAARHHPAELLPPAAPDLAARHHTALPNPARTGEHSAAPMVLLATPKSPGTKRENLAQIAPDAAGTAQNLQAQLPWSATTNEELSPNCARTDLQNPAWFPAAAATKELCPGTLVSAGPGWHVTAPSDEPGPALVSPIPTGASRSDRAPSPVPERLRPASPIPTAASRSDRAPSPVPERLRPASPIPAGASRSDPAPSPIPKDICLISPIPTGTEQRLLADDFLEPQPAAFSSRRRGKSRPHPDVAPSTPALFHPPGEALAPQFLLWGGEEELSAPEAPALLLLSRFSQAEDPSRSLVTGPVLRGLLTYVTGAPVPLPRCLRLLHRLTCNPICLEAFVRCYAPSMLRAWLVLGVPPEEAAAVGHETPRSPGCRHQAGRRFKELGETLLCNLCVQAESAFGAGVLTHMLLSGAEADQVACAVALPLICRKKSLCRRLLLEHSGLRLLLAALTSGADPPFTFYAVDSLSLLLGAAAPLPAPPAPKRSRLAASPPCPYERLVRAGGADLQFRLDSGALVPASRPAACAGSDVLRAMLAGGFAEARQALVPIRGAAPAPFLVLTHFLHGCRGEPCPALGGLFPPGEGELAEQTLAVAEQFLLPELQELVEEALCREHLRPGAGPDQLYRLAERLGRGQLLRRCARYVLLGAAEEPAGRAAALGRILRVAGDPQGLAQELLEVAMETPWGMGTDGT, from the exons aTGATCCTGAAATCGCTTGGAGTCGAAAGTATCCACAACCGGACAGCACGGGCCCTGGGCAACCTGGCCATTGATGTAGAGAACCTGCAGGCTATCCATGATGCTG gcGCGGTGccacccctggttcaagtccttGCCAGCTCCCAGGACAGCGAGTGCTTGCAGAGCATCATTCGGGCCCTGCGCAACCTGGGCGCCACCCCAGCGCACCGCCTGGCGCTGGCCCAGCAGGGCGCAGTGCGGGCCATCGCCGAGcgcctggctgccagccccgacgACCCCGCCCTGGCTGCCGCAGCTGCCCGGGCCCTGCTAGAGCTCACCAAGGGCTGCAGCCGGGACTGCGCCGAGCAGCTGagcctggggggcggggtggcCCCCCTGGTGGCATTAGCCGGCCACAGCAAGCGGGCAGTGCGGGAGGCGGCCGTCTCGGCGCTGTCCAATCTCTGCCTGCAAGGGATGCTGCGGCCGGCCGTGGGCAACGCTGGAGGCGTGGCGGTGCTGGTGGGGGAGATCCGGCGCCGGCGAGGGGCGGGAGCTGCCGGCGCCGTCCTGCAGCCCCTGGTCAGGGCGCTCTGCCTGCTGTGCCGGGAGGCCATGAACCGCAGCCGGGTACGGGAGGCCGgcgggctggagctgctgctggcgcTGCTGCAGGATGGGCGCCAGCGAGGCTCCCACGCCCGGGTGGTCGTGGCCTTCGTGGCCTTCTTCTACGACCAGGAGGCGCTGGAGGTTCTGCAGGCCGGCGGGCTGGTGGCCCTGCTGGTGGGGCGGCTGGTGGCCCAGGGCCAGTGGGCTGCGCGCTGCgaggaggaggacaaggaggaggagggagaaagcgAGGACGAGCGGGACGCTGCCTCCTTTGACTTCCCCCCCGAGGGGCGACGGGAGAGCGGGGCACCGGAAGGGGAGTCACCCAGCTTCCAGAGACTCAG GTCCTGGCTGCTCTCTGAGGGTTACATTGCCAGTCCCGGCGACCTCTCCCCACAGTGGTCCCCTGACGGCTCCTTCAGCCCCACCCTCGAGCTGCAGGACGACACGCCGGGGCCTGGCCGGctgcctgtggggctgggctTGCCCACCTGCTTAGCTCCTCCGTCGCTGGAGCCGGCTGCCAGGGTGCAGTGCTTGGCACCCGGGGCAGAGCTGGACTCAACTGTGGCTGATGGGAGCCATGTGGCAGAGACGCCAGGTGTTGAGGCACTGGTCCTGGCACGTTTGGCTACAGCCGGAGCTGCCAGGCACCATCCAGCAGAGTTACTGCCACCTGCGGCACCGGATTTAGCTGCCAGGCACCATACAGCATTGCCTAATCCAGCCAGGACAGGGGAGCACAGCGCAGCCCCCATGGTGCTGCTGGCTACACCAAAGTCCCCTGGGACCAAAAGAGAGAATCTGGCACAGATTGCCCCGGATGCTGCCGGCACCGCCCAGAACCTGCAGGCTCAGTTGCCATGGTCGGCGACCACAAATGAGGAGCTCTCGCCAAACTGCGCTCGGACTGACTTGCAAAATCCAGCATGGTTTCCGGCTGCAGCAGCCACCAAAGAGTTGTGTCCAGGCACCCTGGTGTCAGCCGGGCCTGGCTGGCACGTCACGGCACCATCAGACGAGCCAGGTCCAGCGCTGGTGTCGCCAATTCCCACCGGGGCCAGCCGGTCCGATCGGGCACCAAGCCCCGTTCCCGAGCGTCTGCGTCCGGCGTCGCCAATTCCCACCGCGGCCAGCCGGTCCGATCGGGCACCAAGCCCTGTTCCCGAGCGTCTGCGTCCGGCGTCACCAATTCCCGCTGGGGCCAGCCGGTCCGATCCAGCACCGAGCCCAATTCCCAAGGATATATGTCTGATTTCTCCGATTCCTACCGGGACTGAGCAGCGCCTCCTTGCCGATGACTTCCTGGAGCCCCAGCCCGCTGCTTTCTCCTCGCGGCGCCGTGGCAAATCACGTCCCCATCCAGACGTGGCCCCTTCCACGCCGGCTCTCTTCCATCCCCCAGGCGAGGCCCTGGCCCCGCAGTTcttgctgtggggtggggaggaggagctaTCGGCCCCCGAGgcacctgccctgctgctgctgtcccgGTTCTCCCAGGCTGAGGACCCCAGCCGCAGCCTGGTGACGGGCCCGGTGCTGCGGGGGCTGCTGACCTATGTCACTGGAGCCCCCGTCccgttaccccgctgcctgcggcTGCTGCATCGGCTCACGTGCAACCCCATCTGCCTAGAGGCCTTTGTGCGCTGCTACGCCCCCTCCATGTTGCGGGCCTGGCTGGTGCTGGGCGTTcccccagaggaggctgccgcTGTGGGACATGAGACCCCCAgaagcccaggctgcaggcaccAGGCTGGCAGGAGGTTCAAGGAGTTGG gcgAGACCCTGCTGTGCAATCTGTGTGTTCAGGCTGAGTCGGCCTTCGGGGCGGGCGTCCTCACCCACATGCTGCTCTCGGGCGCCGAGGCCGACCAAGTGGCCTGTGCCGTGGCCCTGCCCCTCATCTGCAG gaAGAAGTCCCTCTGCCGGAGGCTGCTCCTGGAGCACTCGGGCctgcgcctcctgctggctgcgtTGACAAGTGGCGCCGACCCGCCCTTCACCTTCTATGCCGTGGACtcgctctccctgctgctgggggctgccgcccccctccccgccccgcccgcccccaAGCGCTCCCGGCTGGCAGCCTCCCCGCCGTGCCCCTACGAGCGGCTGGTGAGGGCGGGCGGGGCGGACCTGCAGTTCCGGCTGGACTCGGGCGCCCTGGTGCCGGCCTCGCGCCCGGCCGCGTGCGCCGGCTCCGACGTCCTGCGGGCCATGCTGGCGGGCGGGTTTGCTGAGGCCCGCCAGGCCCTGGTGCCCATCCGCGGGGCGGCACCCGCCCCCTTCCTGGTGCTGACCCACTTCCTGCATGGCTGCCGGGGCGAGCCGTGCCCGGCCCTCGGGGGCCTGTTCCCACCCGGCGAGGGGGAGCTGGCGGAGCAGACGCTGGCGGTGGCCGAGCAGTTCCTGCTGCCCGAGCTGCAGGAGCTGGTGGAGGAGGCGTTGTGCCGGGAGCACCTGCGCCCTGGCGCCGGCCCGGACCAGCTGTACCGGCTGGCGGAGCGGCTGGGCCGCGGTCAGCTGCTGCGCCGCTGTGCCCGCTACGTCCTGCTGGGGGCGGCAGAGGAGCCCGCCGGCCGGGCGGCCGCGCTGGGGCGGATCCTCCGAGTCGCCGGAGACCCCCAGGGCCtggcccaggagctgctggaggttgCCATGGAGACGCCATGGGGCATGGGCACTGATGGGACCTAG